The following proteins are co-located in the Bacteroidetes Order II. bacterium genome:
- a CDS encoding transposase, with protein sequence FRKHLAKRGYRQSMSRKGDCYDNAFAESFFSRLKGELLQDGIFDTFEDAYTEIFNYIACYYNPKRRHSALGYLCPDKFEEHYFSNLTLCP encoded by the coding sequence ATTCAGGAAGCACTTGGCCAAGCGGGGCTACCGGCAGAGCATGTCGCGCAAGGGAGACTGTTATGATAACGCCTTCGCAGAGTCCTTTTTCAGCAGGCTCAAGGGCGAACTGTTGCAGGACGGAATTTTTGATACCTTTGAAGATGCCTACACGGAAATTTTCAATTACATAGCGTGCTACTACAACCCGAAAAGGAGGCATTCGGCACTGGGGTATCTTTGCCCCGACAAGTTCGAGGAACACTACTTTTCTAACTTAACGCTGTGTCCGTGA